In the genome of Microtus pennsylvanicus isolate mMicPen1 chromosome X, mMicPen1.hap1, whole genome shotgun sequence, the window GGTAGCCCAAACTTCTAGCACTTTCATTTTGCTGGTTTCTACATGGGACCGGGAACCCCAGAGGTAATCATATCTTGGGGATTTACCCCCAGACACCTTACGGATCTCAAGGTAATTTTGCTCAACCAGATCTTTGGTGATGAGTTTTCGGGGCTCCCCAAAGATCAAGTGCTTCCTCTCTGCATATACTCCTAACACACTCAGGAATTGCCAGACCTCTTCCTCGGTGGCACGATGGCCTTTTGTGAATATCAGTCCCAAGATGATCATCAGGAGACCCATCTTTGGCAGCCCTCTCTGGCCACTTAGAATTTCAGCAGTGGAGAGACCTAGCTTGCTGACAATGGCATAGAACTGACTATCTGGATTGATTTTCTTCAATCGCATTGCAAAGAGCATTTCCATGCGAGAAGAAGATTTCCTGAGGATGTCAGAAAACTGCGTTTTGTATTTCTTGCTGACCACTTTCAGCATATCATCTTCTGTAAACTGCTCACTCTTCTGAAACTTCTCCAGCAGGAACTCTACCAACA includes:
- the LOC142840429 gene encoding melanoma-associated antigen B4-like; its protein translation is MPRSNRSKGHSHGKGHQAHGASQRPKGAQPTVVKESASPPVGQANSPSSSKACTSQGVAFPASPVAGVSCTGSDLDSGASDVRVVGGSPHAFTQPICIDPLTKKVNMLVEFLLEKFQKSEQFTEDDMLKVVSKKYKTQFSDILRKSSSRMEMLFAMRLKKINPDSQFYAIVSKLGLSTAEILSGQRGLPKMGLLMIILGLIFTKGHRATEEEVWQFLSVLGVYAERKHLIFGEPRKLITKDLVEQNYLEIRKVSGGKSPRYDYLWGSRSHVETSKMKVLEVWATINDTVPSFFPTPYEEALKDQMEREEQTSPALDTASDYPRCICCSSSHT